The following proteins come from a genomic window of Pyxidicoccus sp. MSG2:
- a CDS encoding caspase family protein — MSLALAPGQGWNAVSRVASLALGVLLALVPVAAHASEARYALLVGAHKGNADEPRLYFAGRDTERLHEVLVTLGDFPQENVTVLTDPNADRVRTALSRMNARIREEVAHDRSSVLLVFYSGHADAESLHLGGTLLPWEELRNLTSGSAAAARLLVVDACRSGQATRVKGTKLAAPFALPPDVESHGLPEGFAILSSSAAGESAQESDSLQGSFFTHHLVAALRGVADTSADGLVSLAEAYQYAADRTVASTVATVGGVQHPTYLYELKGRSELVLTRPGRNQGLAAVRLEGAGQYFFRQGGRDGPVVLEAGISHEARTARLVPGTYFVQHRLPDRLREARVVAEEGQPLELVKASWSVVELDQLVRKGGSGGRTWTVGLWSRGTASLLEDFPFFPSGAVQVSLDTSALTLDAEVEGAHSGYTDDASLKRRLTLGALRVGARKVFDVGPFSLSGGARLGAAYVDQRFFGRLAPRRWQVVPQLDTLLRADLHLPRGFFMGAEAGVRASWMRVLPGVGPEEVRTPVKPMFAAGLGLRW; from the coding sequence GTGAGCCTCGCGCTGGCGCCGGGGCAGGGCTGGAACGCCGTGAGCCGTGTGGCATCGCTGGCGTTGGGCGTGCTGCTGGCCCTGGTGCCCGTGGCCGCCCACGCGAGCGAGGCGCGCTATGCGCTGCTGGTGGGCGCGCACAAGGGCAACGCGGACGAGCCCCGGCTCTACTTCGCCGGACGCGACACGGAGCGGCTGCACGAGGTGCTCGTCACCCTGGGGGACTTTCCGCAGGAGAACGTCACCGTCCTCACCGACCCCAATGCGGACCGCGTTCGCACCGCGCTGTCCCGGATGAACGCGCGCATCCGCGAGGAGGTGGCGCATGACCGCTCCAGCGTGCTGCTCGTCTTCTATTCGGGCCACGCTGACGCGGAGTCACTGCACCTGGGCGGCACGCTGCTGCCGTGGGAGGAGCTGCGCAACCTCACGTCCGGCTCGGCCGCGGCGGCGCGGTTGCTGGTGGTGGACGCGTGCCGCTCCGGGCAGGCCACGCGCGTGAAGGGCACGAAGCTGGCGGCGCCCTTCGCGCTGCCTCCGGACGTGGAGTCGCACGGGCTGCCGGAGGGCTTCGCGATTCTGTCCTCCTCCGCGGCGGGGGAGAGCGCGCAGGAGTCGGACTCGCTGCAGGGCTCCTTCTTCACGCACCACCTGGTGGCCGCGCTGCGCGGCGTGGCGGACACCAGCGCGGACGGGCTCGTCAGCCTCGCGGAGGCGTACCAGTACGCCGCGGACCGCACGGTGGCGAGCACCGTGGCCACGGTGGGCGGCGTGCAGCACCCCACGTACCTGTATGAGCTGAAGGGGCGCTCGGAGCTGGTGCTCACGCGGCCGGGGCGCAACCAGGGGCTGGCGGCGGTGCGACTGGAGGGCGCGGGGCAGTACTTCTTCCGGCAGGGCGGGCGTGACGGCCCGGTGGTGCTGGAGGCCGGTATCTCCCACGAGGCGCGCACGGCGCGGCTGGTGCCCGGGACGTACTTCGTGCAGCACCGCCTGCCGGACCGGCTGCGCGAGGCGCGCGTCGTCGCGGAGGAGGGACAGCCGCTGGAGCTGGTGAAGGCGTCGTGGAGCGTGGTGGAGCTGGACCAGCTCGTGCGCAAGGGCGGGAGCGGTGGGCGCACGTGGACGGTGGGCCTGTGGAGCCGGGGAACGGCGAGCCTGCTGGAGGACTTCCCCTTCTTTCCGTCTGGCGCGGTCCAGGTGTCGCTCGACACGTCGGCACTGACGTTGGACGCGGAGGTGGAAGGCGCGCACTCGGGTTACACCGACGACGCGAGCCTCAAGCGGCGGCTCACGCTCGGGGCGCTCCGGGTGGGGGCTCGGAAGGTGTTCGACGTGGGGCCCTTCTCCCTGTCGGGCGGTGCGAGGCTGGGCGCCGCGTACGTGGACCAGCGTTTCTTCGGCCGGCTGGCGCCGAGGCGCTGGCAGGTGGTGCCGCAGTTGGACACGCTGCTGCGCGCGGACCTGCACCTGCCCCGGGGCTTCTTCATGGGCGCGGAGGCGGGCGTGCGGGCGTCGTGGATGCGCGTGCTTCCCGGGGTGGGACCGGAGGAGGTGCGCACGCCAGTGAAGCCGATGTTCGCGGCGGGCCTGGGGCTGCGGTGGTGA
- a CDS encoding TonB family protein, whose protein sequence is MLRYALALSALLLLTAGCGHSRSNLPTLPASHGRLSKALELYVKRFPDAAGDFVPEAGSLREPKLVVEPAQAPAVHAEAVKVLRGRPGPQEVRDAEDDLRAACRADLEEACRFLREQFGPPVNITGTQPQMTNAAMANGTFATVVVRCELGADGRVRGCQVLESAPDGLTESVLAYAAIARFQPATLAGHPIPIPYTFTINFIPGRVDLTLAQRIQLAKSRTARFPKSPPAWAHLANLLSKLAPDDPAFVKSLSALDELVPSYWWPANELAWLHVQEKRHAEAAPLVKRAMSWEPDNSYVLETSAAVHAATGQCEQALTEQRRAVEKLPAEWPAPERERFTRTLEAYQRQCAGATAAPPRDS, encoded by the coding sequence ATGCTCCGTTACGCACTCGCTCTTTCTGCGCTCCTGCTGCTCACGGCGGGATGCGGCCATTCACGGTCCAACCTGCCGACGCTGCCCGCCAGCCATGGGCGCCTTTCCAAGGCCCTGGAGCTGTACGTGAAGCGATTCCCGGACGCCGCGGGTGACTTCGTGCCCGAGGCAGGGAGCCTGAGAGAGCCCAAGCTGGTGGTGGAGCCCGCGCAGGCTCCGGCGGTCCATGCCGAGGCCGTCAAGGTCCTGCGCGGAAGGCCTGGTCCGCAGGAGGTCCGTGATGCGGAGGACGACCTCCGCGCCGCGTGCCGGGCCGACCTGGAGGAGGCGTGCCGCTTCCTGCGCGAGCAGTTCGGGCCTCCGGTGAACATCACCGGCACCCAGCCGCAGATGACGAACGCGGCCATGGCGAATGGGACCTTTGCCACGGTCGTCGTCCGCTGCGAGCTGGGCGCGGACGGCCGGGTCCGGGGCTGCCAGGTGCTGGAGAGCGCGCCGGATGGGCTCACGGAGTCGGTGCTCGCGTACGCCGCCATCGCGAGGTTCCAGCCCGCGACGCTGGCGGGACATCCCATCCCGATTCCCTACACCTTCACCATCAACTTCATACCCGGTCGGGTGGACCTCACGCTGGCGCAGCGAATCCAGCTGGCGAAGTCGCGGACGGCGCGGTTCCCCAAGAGCCCACCGGCGTGGGCCCACCTGGCGAATCTGCTTTCGAAGCTTGCCCCTGACGACCCCGCGTTCGTGAAGTCCCTGAGCGCGCTCGATGAGCTCGTGCCGTCCTATTGGTGGCCGGCCAACGAGCTGGCGTGGCTTCATGTGCAGGAGAAGCGTCATGCCGAGGCCGCGCCGCTGGTGAAGCGGGCGATGAGCTGGGAGCCCGACAACTCCTATGTACTCGAGACCTCCGCGGCGGTGCATGCCGCCACCGGGCAGTGTGAGCAGGCGCTGACCGAGCAGCGCCGCGCCGTGGAGAAGCTTCCCGCTGAGTGGCCCGCTCCGGAGCGGGAGCGCTTCACGCGCACGCTGGAGGCGTACCAGCGCCAGTGCGCCGGGGCGACCGCGGCACCTCCGCGGGATTCCTAA
- a CDS encoding RHS repeat-associated core domain-containing protein yields MDGENLGPCRPSTAQPIDVCNNGCDEDRDGEADENCAGGSTFDYCERNPSGSGYTRWTCGCGDGLNVGYCLGSGDSQASCSGGSGCLKAPAFGTSGASQAGGNFQCCVSSKPCYAEGYDTTALHCAAWNTPNFECTPGSSCDDSNACGNTCAGIAPQVDRTTGTRVGSGAYCAAGPVCSQAQGGFGTPGNGVRAMLDSYIEVCGLVEYEFGASYTCTEVPYRPAPVESLPPRDGPGGSPGGGGGNDGDDGSDEGDPDAKDPEPKTCGPATEGSEVVGAAVSAMSVPRVQLNDFTTRHTEADLGLHGELGGFNFVRKYVSTDTFWSYQSMLGASGEPFVPKPFGSSPSRQTSMRWWHTLYSFVHQQGLTAGVSTWTVRDTDGEVLEFFACKNTGSGCFATPRKTSRWSNASLFFAGGSYVLIKPGVGRYVYASGWAASGAPIKRYFLTRIEEDRLTGTPRVRLSLDYAPQTLVNPYGQTVVCPGQSTLGNGVPYLATVTTEEGSKLRLYYRVINSRHSSPATECVLDRLAMRKNPNSTDSALSQEEVTVAQYRYPVPSGFGFQAAGLLSSVEYPETGDVVTYGDSTTTTSTATEWNVSVNQSSVAAHQYVSGKVASLSTGTTAATAMTSGSGDCSGPDPMSGGSTCVPPAAEPASGSAGDSAGSTVKYRRTLFPTNMSYSPHSVLGSYRDECLASTGNCTSFSPGWVHYGYEEPASGSLFLRYMSNKAGRFDFHNKTFAAAGTASVPGVVSPMQGETRGYGQDYYGAGGVVGTATDYIYASIPSGAVAQPWKPVKQTVNSIASVLQSGGQALMRTTYDEASRFTKSVIRSGYTQTFDAASGAWSGSVLRHVGTFYFNHHRCSGGTDVGGTVVKEVHGPCTVSGPEATDCSGNDYPITQYHYYGPPSVERSNRANRLMKVSRYTYHAGTQGCAPYPPLETVYGEYDSRGNPTQVTTPQGGVTTFVYRGGRLESMTSQGLTSTLLYDGAQLRAARRPAGDYTVYCYRTGTTAGQGCTGGTKTSLLQWVATASDENGADWSEMTVKTYWPDGSLKTEEARSRRSGVEESRRVTEYHPDPHRRPAYTRQGSGPGSFASVTAFDLNGNTVGLGQPFDGAPDFCRNPDQSLSALCTSLGYDSADRLNRMSETFPSGTQQHTTFAYDAQGNVNAVRAGCSSPTAGCGTLASYQYDDFGNLVQVKLPHATGPVRQAYDALGHLRVKQSEAMRQGGEWLEYDFDLLGRLTTAARRKGGSSPINELLFRFAYDVDGAVPSYCGSDELYSVGLLRFRDDSFGRTWYRYDLNGRLVAELRQRQGDPGCTPELETRYTYDGVGRLSGMLYPYGRTVSYVYGTGANAHRVSAIDVNLFTATGAESRRLVSNITWEPFGGLRGYQLNPPSGTARAVEYALGDNGTLAPANCAVGFPSALDSDRTGRTRSLRVSSGAFTPGSGSGDIYKRTYTWKADQVARTDTCLLGATTPRTELFDYDQTLRLASATRPTGNDDATGGAFYSQTFGYDRRSNRTSFLQSGGYNVTHLTYDTGDTVDRLLSATPQHDAFQRVAFLYDADGRAVRKESGRYTSGAAANVLELGYGPFDASGQGSARESVFRAVRVNGATYNYYYDALGRRRAKVNPFGQRDEYFHGVGNALLVDQGWNQVIQAGFRVVDDYVLLGGLPVVMLRGRLDASLPVRQPDTTADCQRNGEATACGAYFPVMDPAGKPVLMLDGAGRVAGAADYQPFGHVNRVQRGDLTAHPYADDDSESISGFSQPPENAQVKVRMRGIFQLVDTQDDQNGVDDVTLLDSDTGALLARLKGAEQGRRVTPWMQPSAGHVVVNFTAGPEGDAPNTYTGVVVEAYEYQRYQTGAQPFWTPLRLPGQYHDEETDLFENWNRYYDASAGRYLQPEPLLSTGAFVRPAYAYAGNNPLHYADPDGRDLIIPWQTRLLYPERVPMLQEAIDKLAHPACQCAVAAGSDSGKAPWEDRDIRLFLDPTLDYMPGGGANGFTWGGLSPIGAIYLNPALDSASAMAGTIAHEAGHFAWPYLGHKTNGEKRFENPTTVCGGMWPGGRDAYFKDHCGC; encoded by the coding sequence GTGGACGGAGAGAACCTGGGCCCCTGCCGGCCCTCCACGGCGCAGCCCATCGACGTCTGCAACAACGGCTGCGACGAGGACCGCGATGGCGAGGCAGACGAGAACTGCGCCGGTGGCAGCACCTTCGACTACTGCGAGCGCAACCCGTCCGGCAGTGGCTACACGCGCTGGACGTGCGGTTGCGGGGATGGGCTCAACGTCGGCTACTGCCTGGGCTCGGGGGACTCGCAGGCGTCATGCAGCGGCGGCTCGGGCTGCCTGAAGGCTCCGGCCTTCGGCACCAGCGGCGCTTCCCAGGCGGGCGGCAACTTCCAGTGCTGCGTCTCCAGCAAGCCCTGCTACGCGGAGGGTTATGACACCACGGCGCTGCACTGCGCCGCGTGGAACACGCCCAACTTCGAGTGCACGCCGGGCTCCTCGTGCGACGACAGCAACGCGTGCGGCAATACGTGCGCCGGCATCGCCCCGCAGGTGGACCGCACGACGGGCACGCGCGTGGGCAGCGGCGCGTACTGCGCGGCCGGGCCCGTGTGCAGCCAGGCGCAGGGTGGCTTCGGCACGCCCGGCAACGGCGTGCGCGCCATGCTGGACAGCTACATCGAGGTCTGCGGGCTCGTCGAGTACGAGTTCGGCGCGTCCTATACCTGCACCGAGGTCCCCTACCGGCCGGCGCCCGTGGAGTCGCTGCCTCCGAGAGATGGTCCGGGGGGGAGTCCGGGAGGCGGAGGTGGCAACGACGGTGACGATGGCAGTGACGAGGGAGACCCGGACGCGAAGGACCCCGAGCCGAAGACGTGCGGACCCGCCACGGAGGGCTCCGAGGTGGTGGGGGCGGCCGTTTCGGCGATGTCCGTCCCTCGCGTGCAGCTGAATGACTTCACCACGCGCCACACCGAGGCGGACCTGGGCCTGCACGGAGAGCTGGGCGGCTTCAACTTCGTGCGCAAGTACGTCTCCACCGACACCTTCTGGTCCTACCAGTCCATGCTGGGCGCCAGCGGCGAGCCCTTCGTGCCCAAGCCCTTCGGCTCCAGCCCGAGCCGGCAGACGTCCATGCGCTGGTGGCACACCCTCTACAGCTTCGTGCACCAGCAGGGCCTCACCGCCGGCGTGAGCACCTGGACGGTGCGCGACACGGATGGCGAGGTGCTGGAGTTCTTCGCGTGCAAGAACACCGGCTCGGGCTGTTTCGCCACGCCCCGCAAGACGAGCCGCTGGTCCAACGCCAGCCTCTTCTTCGCGGGCGGCTCCTACGTGCTCATCAAGCCCGGCGTTGGACGCTACGTCTACGCGTCCGGGTGGGCCGCCAGCGGCGCGCCCATCAAGCGCTACTTCCTGACGCGCATCGAGGAGGACCGGCTGACGGGGACGCCGCGCGTGCGCCTCAGCCTGGACTACGCGCCGCAGACGCTGGTGAACCCGTATGGACAGACGGTGGTCTGCCCGGGGCAGAGCACCCTGGGCAACGGCGTGCCCTACCTGGCGACGGTGACGACGGAAGAGGGCTCGAAGCTGCGGCTGTACTACCGCGTCATCAACAGCCGGCATTCCTCGCCCGCCACGGAGTGCGTGCTCGACAGGCTGGCCATGCGCAAGAACCCCAACTCCACCGACTCCGCGCTCAGCCAGGAGGAGGTCACCGTCGCGCAGTACCGCTACCCGGTGCCCTCGGGCTTCGGCTTCCAGGCCGCCGGGTTGCTTTCCAGCGTCGAGTACCCGGAGACGGGCGACGTCGTCACCTACGGCGACAGCACCACCACGACGTCGACGGCCACGGAGTGGAACGTCTCCGTCAACCAGTCCTCCGTCGCGGCGCACCAGTACGTCTCCGGCAAGGTGGCGTCGCTGAGCACCGGTACCACGGCGGCCACGGCCATGACCTCGGGCTCCGGCGACTGCAGCGGGCCCGACCCCATGTCCGGCGGCTCCACGTGCGTGCCCCCCGCCGCCGAGCCGGCGTCGGGCAGCGCGGGCGACTCGGCGGGCAGCACGGTGAAGTACCGCCGCACGCTCTTCCCGACGAACATGTCCTACTCGCCGCACAGCGTGCTCGGCTCATACCGGGACGAGTGCCTGGCGAGCACCGGAAACTGCACCAGCTTCTCTCCGGGCTGGGTCCACTACGGGTACGAGGAGCCGGCGAGCGGCTCGCTCTTCCTTCGCTACATGAGCAACAAGGCGGGGCGCTTCGACTTCCACAACAAGACCTTCGCCGCCGCGGGCACGGCTTCCGTGCCCGGCGTCGTCAGCCCGATGCAGGGAGAAACGCGCGGGTATGGCCAGGACTACTACGGCGCGGGCGGCGTCGTGGGCACGGCCACCGACTACATCTACGCCAGCATCCCCTCGGGCGCGGTGGCCCAGCCGTGGAAGCCGGTGAAGCAGACCGTCAACTCGATTGCGTCCGTCCTCCAGTCCGGTGGACAGGCGCTGATGCGCACGACGTACGACGAGGCCTCTCGCTTCACGAAGTCCGTCATCCGCTCGGGCTATACCCAGACGTTCGACGCGGCCAGCGGCGCGTGGAGCGGCTCGGTACTCCGGCACGTGGGCACCTTCTACTTCAACCACCACCGGTGCTCGGGCGGCACGGATGTGGGCGGCACGGTGGTGAAGGAGGTGCATGGCCCCTGCACCGTCAGCGGGCCGGAGGCGACGGACTGCTCGGGCAATGACTACCCGATTACCCAGTACCACTACTACGGCCCGCCGAGCGTCGAGCGCAGCAACCGCGCCAACCGCCTGATGAAGGTCTCCCGCTACACGTACCATGCGGGAACCCAGGGCTGTGCGCCGTACCCACCCCTCGAGACGGTGTATGGGGAGTACGACTCCCGAGGAAATCCCACGCAGGTCACCACGCCGCAGGGCGGCGTCACCACCTTCGTGTACAGGGGCGGCCGGCTGGAGAGCATGACGAGCCAGGGGCTCACGAGCACCCTGCTGTATGACGGCGCGCAGCTGCGGGCGGCGCGCCGGCCGGCGGGCGACTACACCGTCTATTGCTACCGCACGGGCACGACGGCCGGGCAGGGGTGCACGGGGGGGACGAAGACGTCGCTGCTCCAGTGGGTGGCCACCGCCAGCGACGAGAACGGCGCCGACTGGAGCGAGATGACCGTCAAGACGTACTGGCCGGACGGCTCGCTGAAGACGGAGGAGGCGCGCTCGCGCCGCAGCGGGGTGGAGGAGAGCCGGCGGGTGACGGAGTACCATCCGGACCCGCACCGGCGGCCCGCCTATACCCGGCAGGGTTCGGGCCCGGGCAGCTTCGCCTCGGTGACGGCGTTCGACCTGAACGGCAACACGGTGGGGTTGGGCCAGCCCTTCGACGGCGCTCCGGACTTCTGCCGCAACCCGGACCAGTCCCTCTCCGCGCTGTGCACGTCGCTGGGCTACGACTCCGCGGACCGACTCAATCGCATGTCCGAGACGTTCCCCAGCGGCACCCAGCAGCACACCACCTTCGCGTACGACGCCCAGGGGAACGTGAATGCCGTGCGCGCGGGCTGCTCAAGCCCGACGGCGGGCTGCGGCACGCTCGCCTCGTACCAGTACGACGACTTCGGCAACCTCGTGCAGGTGAAGCTGCCCCATGCGACGGGGCCGGTCCGCCAGGCGTACGACGCGTTGGGGCACCTGCGCGTGAAGCAGTCGGAGGCGATGCGCCAGGGAGGCGAGTGGCTGGAGTATGACTTCGACCTGCTGGGCCGGCTGACGACGGCAGCGCGCCGCAAGGGTGGATCCAGCCCCATCAACGAGCTCCTCTTCCGCTTCGCCTATGATGTGGACGGGGCGGTGCCGTCGTACTGCGGGAGCGATGAGCTGTACTCGGTGGGCCTGCTGCGCTTCCGGGACGACTCCTTCGGGCGGACCTGGTACCGCTATGACTTGAACGGGCGCCTGGTGGCCGAGCTGCGGCAGCGGCAGGGTGACCCGGGCTGCACGCCGGAACTGGAGACGCGCTACACGTATGACGGCGTCGGCCGGCTGTCAGGGATGCTCTACCCGTATGGCCGCACCGTCTCGTACGTCTACGGGACGGGCGCCAACGCCCACCGCGTGTCCGCCATCGATGTGAATCTATTCACGGCGACGGGCGCCGAGTCGCGGCGGCTGGTGAGCAACATCACCTGGGAACCCTTTGGCGGGCTGCGCGGCTACCAGCTCAATCCGCCCTCGGGCACGGCGCGCGCGGTGGAGTACGCGCTGGGTGATAACGGCACCCTGGCTCCGGCCAACTGCGCCGTGGGCTTCCCGTCGGCGCTGGACTCCGACAGGACGGGCCGCACGCGCTCGCTGCGCGTGTCCTCGGGGGCCTTCACCCCGGGCAGCGGCAGCGGCGACATCTACAAGCGCACGTACACGTGGAAGGCGGACCAGGTGGCGCGCACCGACACGTGCCTGCTGGGCGCCACCACGCCGCGCACCGAGCTGTTCGACTACGACCAGACGCTGCGCCTCGCCTCCGCGACCCGGCCCACGGGCAATGACGACGCCACCGGCGGCGCCTTCTACTCGCAGACCTTCGGCTATGACCGGAGGAGCAACCGCACCTCGTTCCTGCAGTCGGGTGGCTACAACGTGACCCACCTGACGTATGACACGGGGGACACCGTGGACCGGCTGCTGTCGGCCACGCCACAGCATGACGCCTTCCAGCGGGTGGCCTTCCTGTACGACGCGGACGGGCGGGCGGTGCGCAAGGAGTCCGGCCGCTACACGTCGGGCGCGGCGGCCAACGTGCTGGAGCTGGGCTACGGGCCCTTCGACGCCAGCGGGCAGGGCTCGGCGCGGGAGTCGGTGTTCCGCGCGGTGCGCGTCAACGGCGCGACGTACAACTACTACTACGACGCGCTGGGACGGCGGCGCGCGAAGGTGAACCCCTTCGGCCAGCGTGACGAGTACTTCCATGGTGTCGGCAATGCGTTGCTGGTGGACCAGGGCTGGAACCAGGTCATCCAGGCGGGCTTCCGCGTGGTGGATGACTACGTGTTGCTGGGGGGCCTGCCGGTGGTGATGCTGCGGGGGCGGCTGGATGCGAGCCTGCCGGTGCGCCAGCCGGATACGACGGCGGACTGCCAGCGCAACGGCGAGGCGACCGCCTGCGGCGCGTACTTCCCGGTGATGGACCCGGCGGGCAAGCCGGTGCTGATGCTCGACGGCGCGGGCCGGGTGGCGGGCGCAGCGGACTACCAGCCCTTCGGCCACGTCAACCGCGTCCAAAGGGGCGACCTCACCGCGCACCCGTACGCGGATGACGACAGCGAGAGCATCTCCGGCTTCTCGCAGCCGCCGGAGAACGCGCAGGTGAAGGTGCGCATGCGCGGCATCTTCCAGCTGGTGGACACCCAGGACGACCAGAACGGCGTGGACGACGTGACGCTGCTGGACTCGGACACCGGCGCGCTGCTGGCCCGGCTCAAGGGCGCGGAGCAGGGCCGGAGGGTGACGCCCTGGATGCAGCCGTCTGCGGGCCACGTCGTGGTGAACTTCACCGCGGGCCCCGAAGGTGACGCGCCCAACACGTACACGGGCGTGGTGGTGGAGGCCTACGAGTACCAGCGCTACCAGACGGGCGCGCAGCCCTTCTGGACGCCGCTGCGCCTCCCTGGCCAGTACCACGACGAAGAGACGGACCTCTTCGAGAACTGGAACCGGTACTACGACGCGAGCGCCGGCCGGTACCTCCAGCCCGAGCCGCTGCTATCGACGGGAGCGTTCGTGCGGCCTGCCTATGCCTATGCCGGCAACAATCCCCTGCACTACGCGGACCCGGATGGGCGAGACCTGATCATCCCGTGGCAGACGCGGCTGCTGTATCCGGAGAGGGTGCCCATGCTCCAGGAGGCCATCGACAAGCTCGCGCATCCCGCCTGCCAGTGTGCAGTGGCGGCGGGCTCCGACAGCGGGAAGGCGCCCTGGGAGGACCGGGACATCCGCCTGTTCCTCGACCCCACGCTCGACTACATGCCGGGAGGCGGCGCCAATGGCTTCACCTGGGGAGGCCTGTCTCCCATCGGTGCCATCTATCTGAACCCGGCGCTCGACAGCGCATCCGCGATGGCGGGGACCATCGCGCATGAGGCTGGACATTTCGCCTGGCCCTACCTGGGGCATAAAACCAATGGAGAGAAGCGGTTCGAGAATCCCACCACTGTCTGTGGAGGGATGTGGCCGGGAGGGCGAGACGCCTATTTCAAGGACCACTGCGGCTGCTGA